The genomic DNA ACGTCTCGAAGAGATTTTCTTTCGCAGTTCGGAATGGGGCTGGGTGCGGTCGCGCTTTCTCAACTGGGAGAGCCTGAGAAGGTTCTTGCGGATGCAGGGGCGATGCAGTCGTTGCATCATCCAGCGAAGGCGAAACGGGTCATCTTTCTGTTTCAGGCGGGGGGACCGTCTCAAATGGAGACGTTCGATTACAAGCCTGTTCTCAACGAACGTCAGGGACAGGAACTCCCGGATGAAGTTCGTAAAGGGCAACGGCTGACCGGGATGAGTGGGAATCAATCAAGCTTGCCGCTGGTCGGATCACCTTTCAAATTTGCACAACATGGAGAGAGTGGAGCCTGGCTCAGCGAAGCATTTCCGGAGACTGCGAAGGTTGTGGATGAATTGTGCTTCGTGAAAAGTCTCCACACTGAGGCGATTAACCATGGCCCCGCAGTCACCCATGTGCAGACCGGGTCTCAATTCCCCGGTCGTCCAAGCATGGGATCTTGGCTGAGTTATGGTCTGGGTGCAGAGAACGAAAACCTGCCCGCGTTTGTCGTGATGGTCACCAAAGACAAAGGTGGTCAGCCGCTGGTCTCGCGATTATGGGGTAGTGGATTCCTTCCGTCGCGGCATCAGGGAGTTCGCTTCCGGGCAGGTGACGAACCGGTATTGTATATCAACAATCCCAAAGGGCTCGGCAGCGAGAACAAGCGGAGCATGCTCGATGCGTTGAGTCAGCTACACCAGTTGGAGCTCAAAAAATCACCCGACCCGCTGATTGAAACTCGCATCTCACAATATGAGTTAGCGTTCCGAATGCAGACAGCCATTCCCGAAGCGACTGACTTTTCAGGAGAGACCGCGAAGACGTTTGAGATGTACGGAGAGGATTCCAAAAACCCTGGAACGTTCGCAGCCAACTGTCTTCTGGCTCGTCGTTTGACTGAGCGGGGAGTTCGATTTGTGCAGCTGTACCATCAAGGATGGGATCACCACGGCGGCATCCCCGGTGGCATTAAAGGACAGGCTAAGCAAACCGATCAACCGGCATCAGCACTGATTCAAGATCTCAAACAGCGTGGTCTACTCGATGAGACCCTCGTGATTTGGAGCGGAGAATTCGGTCGCACGAATTACTGTCAGGGGAAGCTGAGTGCCAACTTTGGTCGAGATCATCACCCACGTTGTTTTTCTGGTTGGCTGGCTGGTGGAGGGATCAAAGGAGGGATGAGCTTCGGTGAGACAGATCCTTTCTGCTATAATATTGTTGAGAACCCGGTTCATGTTCACGATTTTCAAGCGACGATTTTGCACCTTCTGGGAATTGATCATGAACGGCTGACCTACAAATACCAGGGGCGACGTTTCCGCCTGACCGACGTTCACGGACACGTTGTCAACGAAATCCTCGCGTGAGAGTGCACCACACTTTCCCGAAAACCTCATCGATCACTCTACGAGTTTGACTCATGAATCAATTATTCTCCATTGCGGTAGCTGCGATTTTGTTGACCAGCGTCTTACACGCTGAGGATGAAATCAGTTTCAACCGAGACATTCGTCCGATTCTCTCTGATAAATGTTTTGCCTGTCATGGGCCTGAAGAAGCGTCCCGAGAAGGAGGGTTTCGGCTCGATGACCAAGAGAGCTCTTACGGAGAAGCGGACTCGGGTGAGCATCCCATCGTTCCCGGAAAACCGAATGAGAGTGAATTGATCGCCCGGATTTTATCCGATGACGAATCGATTCAAATGCCTCCAGCAGAAACGAACAAGTCGCTGACCGCGGCTGAAAAAGAACTGCTGAAGAAGTGGATTGCCAGCGGTGCGGAATGGGAAGCTCACTGGTCGTTCATCCCTCCCGAGCTTCCTGAACTGCCGGAAGTTTCTGAGTCAGAATGGGTGAAGAATGAAATCGATCGGTTTATTCTTGCGAGGCTCAAAAAAGAGGGACTCGTCCCCACTGAGCAGGCAGACAAAGCAACACTGATTCGCCGAGCAACGTTTGACCTGATCGGACTTCCTCCAACTCCTGAAGAAGTCAAAGCGTTTCTGGCAGACGATTCACCCGATGCATACGAAAAAGTGATCGACCGACTTCTTGCATCCGAACGTTTTGGCGAGCATGTTGGCCGCTTCTGGCTGGATGC from Thalassoglobus polymorphus includes the following:
- a CDS encoding DUF1501 domain-containing protein, encoding MNNNAQACSGFFPATSRRDFLSQFGMGLGAVALSQLGEPEKVLADAGAMQSLHHPAKAKRVIFLFQAGGPSQMETFDYKPVLNERQGQELPDEVRKGQRLTGMSGNQSSLPLVGSPFKFAQHGESGAWLSEAFPETAKVVDELCFVKSLHTEAINHGPAVTHVQTGSQFPGRPSMGSWLSYGLGAENENLPAFVVMVTKDKGGQPLVSRLWGSGFLPSRHQGVRFRAGDEPVLYINNPKGLGSENKRSMLDALSQLHQLELKKSPDPLIETRISQYELAFRMQTAIPEATDFSGETAKTFEMYGEDSKNPGTFAANCLLARRLTERGVRFVQLYHQGWDHHGGIPGGIKGQAKQTDQPASALIQDLKQRGLLDETLVIWSGEFGRTNYCQGKLSANFGRDHHPRCFSGWLAGGGIKGGMSFGETDPFCYNIVENPVHVHDFQATILHLLGIDHERLTYKYQGRRFRLTDVHGHVVNEILA